The following nucleotide sequence is from Catonella massiliensis.
GGTATGGCTGAAGTCAGGAGCATATATTATTATAGAGTATACCGAAGCACTGACTGTTGTCGATGTGAACTCGGGAAAAGCGGTAGCGGGTAAGACCACCAATGCCGACACCTTTATGAAGATTAATCTTGAGGCTGCAAGGGAGATTGCTGACCAGATAAGGCTTAGAAATTTATCGGGTATTATTTTGGTGGACTTTATTGAAATACCGAAATCAAAGGAAAAAGAGCTGATACACGAGATGGAAAATTTTCTTAAGGAAGACAGTACCAAAAGTGATGTGGCTGATATTACCAAGCTTGGACTTATGGAGATAACAAGAAGGAGAAGTGGAAGGCCAATTCATGAAATCCTGATTGATAATAAGCCTAAAATGTGTTAGCCTTTTAGAGGTGGCTTTAAGGATGGTTACACCAAATTATATTAAATACAGAAAGAGGTATGTTTATGTCAAATCCAGTAGTAACATTTGAGATGGAAAATGGTAAGAAGATTGTAGCAGAGCTATATCCAGAGATTGCTCCAAATACAGTTAATAACTTTATTTCTCTTGTTAAAAAAGGCTTCTATGATGGACTTATTTTCCATAGAGTAATAAAGGGATTTATGATACAGGGTGGCTGTCCTGATGGTATAGGCACAGGCGGTCCGGGGTATGGAATCAAGGGAGAATTTGCACAGAATGGTTTTAAGAATGACCTAAAGCACGAGCCTGGAGTACTGTCTATGGCGAGAGCTATGCATCCTGATTCAGCAGGTTCACAGTTCTTTATTATGCATAAGACTTCTCCACATCTTGACGGCGCTTATGCGGCATTTGGTAAGGTTATAGCAGGAATGGATGTTGTCAATGAAATAGCTGAGACAAAAACTGACTTTGAGGACAGACCGAAGGAAGAACAGAAAATTGCTAAGGTTACAGTAGATACTAAGGGTGTGGATTATCCTGAGCCGGAAAAGGTGTGATTTTATGGAATGTAGTGAATTTCAAAAGAATATACAGCCCTTTATATATGGACAGTTAAATATGCTTAAGGAAGAAGAAATGCTTGAGCATCTTTTGACGTGCAAAGAATGCAATGAAGAGCTTGAAATTTACTATACTATAATCAATTGTATAAAGGAGCTTGATGGAAAGCTTGAGACCTCTGATAATTACCATGGTGAGTACAATGATTTTATTGAAAAGACAAGAAGAGAGATAAGAAAATACAAAAAACACAGGTTTAGAAGAAGGATTGCCTTTCCGGGAGTTGTCGGAGCGGCAGTTCTTTTCACGGGCCTGTCAGTAAATATGGAGGTTGAGAACAATGTCCGTGAGAACAACGAGAGCAGAACCTTCATAGACAATGACCTAAGTATGAGATTCAGATTTAACGACAGCCACATCCTATCTGATCCGTATACCAATATAGATGAATTAGCTAAAGAGATAGAAAGTAGGAGAAACCTGCATGAATAATGATTACCTTTTGTTAATTGACGGCTCAAGTCTTTTGTCTACCCAGTTTTTTGGAAGTCTTCCAAGACAGATATTATTTGCTAAGACTGTAGAAGAAAAAGAGAAGTTCTATGATAAGATTTTGCAAACCAGCGATGGTTTCTATACAAACGGAGTTTTTGGCTTTGTTAAATATTTACTTAAGATAATCAGGGAGCTAAAACCCAGTCATATCGCTATTGCTTGGGATTTGAGCAGAAATACATTTAGAAGAGAGATATATCCTGAATACAAGGCGAATAGGGGAGAGACCATGGCTCCTCTTTCAGACCAGTTTGCAATCTGTCAGGAAGTGGTTAAAGCTCTTGGTATAGCACAGTTTATGTCTGGAACTTATGAGGCTGATGACTTTTGTGGTACCTTGGCAGAGAAGTTTAAGTCGGATATACCTGTATTTATAATGACCAAAGATAATGATTATTTACAGCTGGTGGATGATAAGACTAAACTTTGGCTGATGCATAGTTCCGCTGAAAAGACTGATGAATTATATAAAAAATATGGCATAGATAAATCCACGGTAAATGCACCAGATAGATGCTTTGTATATGACAGGGAGCTAATCAAAAAGGAATTTGGCATAGAGCCTGAAAATGTCAACTCCTTAAAAGGAATTATGGGAGATCCGTCTGACAATATAAAGGGAGTTCCGGGAGTAGGCGAGGCTACTGCCAGACTTCTAATAGGTAAATATCATACTGTAGATGGGCTTTACAAGGTCATTGATGGTAAAGATAAGAAAGAACTGGATGAGATAAAGAAACTCTGGAAGGAAGAACTTGGCATCAACAGGTCGCCGCTTTCATATCTTCTTAAGACCTCTGATACCGAGCTTGTAGGGGAAAAGTCTGCAAGGCTGTCCGAAGAGCTTGCTACCATCAAGACGGATATCGATATTACAGGTGTTGAATTATCTGATTTAAGCACTAATATAGACTTCGAGAATGGTTCAAAGATAATCAAAGCGCTTGAGTTTAACTCTGTTGATATTAGTGATTTAAAAAATGATGACAAGACTTATGAGTACAAAAATATAGATGTAGATAATCTTCCTTACAGCTTAAAGGAAGCGATATCAGAGAAGCTAATATCTGATAACGGTATACAGCTAATAGAGAAACTGCGTCAAAAAGCAGAGTCTATGAAAGTAATAAAAAAAGAAGCAGAGCCTAAGATTAAGTTTGAAACTTCTGAAACCAATGATATGGATGAGGCTCTTAAATGCTTTGAGGGCATTAAAAGCAGTGGAAAATATGTGGGCTTTGATATAAGTGATGAAGGTCTTACTTTGACAAGTGATACTAAGGAAGTTTTTATTAAGAAAGAAATGTTTATTAACCTCGATTTTCTAAAGGAAAATCTGGACAAGTTATTTAACAGATGTAAAGATACCTGTTTTGTGACATTTTCACTGAAGGAAAAGCTTACATTTTTAATGAATGATTATTATCCTAACCTTTATGACCTCTCTGTAGCTCATTACCTGTTAAATCCTCTGGCCACAGAACATAATGTAGAGGCTGTGCTTCTCGATTATCCTGATATTCTTTCAGGTGAAGATACTAAGCTTGTGGCAAGGGCTGCGTTTTTATCCGCTCCCAAGCTGTTTGCACAGATAGAGTCGTTAGGAATGGGAGATTTGTACAAAAACATTGAAATGCCTTTAGTATCTACTCTTTATGAAATGGAAGAGAGAGGAATAGGGATAAATAGAGAAGAGCTCCATAAGTATTCAAAAGAACTTGGGGTTTTGATTAAAAACTACGAAGAGGAAATCTACAAGAAGGCAGGGGAGGAATTTAATATAAATTCTCCAAAGCAGCTAGGGGTGATACTTTTTGAAAAACTTAGACTTCCATACGGAAAGAAAACAAAGACAGGTTATTCCACCTCTGCCGATGTTCTTGAGAGGATAAGGCTTGAAGATCCGATAGTTGAGAAGGTGCTAAGTTACAGACAGGTTGCAAAGCTTAAGTCTACCTATACTGATGGGCTTGAAGCCTATATTAGGGAGGACGGAAGGATTCACTGTAAGTTAAACCAGCTGGTAACAGCCACCGGAAGGCTTTCAAGTACAGAGCCAAATCTTCAGAATATTCCAATAAGGATGGAGCTTGGCAAAAAGATAAGAAAGGCTTTCATTCCTAAGGAAGGCTTCGTCTTTGTGGATGCTGATTATTCACAGATAGAGCTTAGGATAATGGCACACCTCTCAGGTGATGAGGAGCTCATAAAGGCTTATCAAAGTGAAGAGGATATACATAGGATAACCGCTTCTCATGTGTTTAAGGTTCCTCTTGATGAGGTTACTGATATGCAAAGAAGAAATGCTAAAGCAGTTAATTTTGGCATAATATACGGAATTAGCTCATTTGGACTGGGAGAGAA
It contains:
- a CDS encoding peptidylprolyl isomerase produces the protein MSNPVVTFEMENGKKIVAELYPEIAPNTVNNFISLVKKGFYDGLIFHRVIKGFMIQGGCPDGIGTGGPGYGIKGEFAQNGFKNDLKHEPGVLSMARAMHPDSAGSQFFIMHKTSPHLDGAYAAFGKVIAGMDVVNEIAETKTDFEDRPKEEQKIAKVTVDTKGVDYPEPEKV
- a CDS encoding zf-HC2 domain-containing protein, with the translated sequence MECSEFQKNIQPFIYGQLNMLKEEEMLEHLLTCKECNEELEIYYTIINCIKELDGKLETSDNYHGEYNDFIEKTRREIRKYKKHRFRRRIAFPGVVGAAVLFTGLSVNMEVENNVRENNESRTFIDNDLSMRFRFNDSHILSDPYTNIDELAKEIESRRNLHE
- the polA gene encoding DNA polymerase I, whose protein sequence is MNNDYLLLIDGSSLLSTQFFGSLPRQILFAKTVEEKEKFYDKILQTSDGFYTNGVFGFVKYLLKIIRELKPSHIAIAWDLSRNTFRREIYPEYKANRGETMAPLSDQFAICQEVVKALGIAQFMSGTYEADDFCGTLAEKFKSDIPVFIMTKDNDYLQLVDDKTKLWLMHSSAEKTDELYKKYGIDKSTVNAPDRCFVYDRELIKKEFGIEPENVNSLKGIMGDPSDNIKGVPGVGEATARLLIGKYHTVDGLYKVIDGKDKKELDEIKKLWKEELGINRSPLSYLLKTSDTELVGEKSARLSEELATIKTDIDITGVELSDLSTNIDFENGSKIIKALEFNSVDISDLKNDDKTYEYKNIDVDNLPYSLKEAISEKLISDNGIQLIEKLRQKAESMKVIKKEAEPKIKFETSETNDMDEALKCFEGIKSSGKYVGFDISDEGLTLTSDTKEVFIKKEMFINLDFLKENLDKLFNRCKDTCFVTFSLKEKLTFLMNDYYPNLYDLSVAHYLLNPLATEHNVEAVLLDYPDILSGEDTKLVARAAFLSAPKLFAQIESLGMGDLYKNIEMPLVSTLYEMEERGIGINREELHKYSKELGVLIKNYEEEIYKKAGEEFNINSPKQLGVILFEKLRLPYGKKTKTGYSTSADVLERIRLEDPIVEKVLSYRQVAKLKSTYTDGLEAYIREDGRIHCKLNQLVTATGRLSSTEPNLQNIPIRMELGKKIRKAFIPKEGFVFVDADYSQIELRIMAHLSGDEELIKAYQSEEDIHRITASHVFKVPLDEVTDMQRRNAKAVNFGIIYGISSFGLGENLGISRKDAEKYINDYFKAYPKVKTYLDSLVQKGIEDGYVKTYFGRIRPIPELSSNNFMNRQFGERIAMNSPVQGTAADIIKIAMNNVNKRLKREYPDSKLLLQIHDELLIEAKEEDRLAVAAILKEEMMKAADLKVKLSVEVKFGYDWYDAH